The Anabrus simplex isolate iqAnaSimp1 chromosome 1, ASM4041472v1, whole genome shotgun sequence genome window below encodes:
- the Cp190 gene encoding centrosome-associated zinc finger protein Cp190 isoform X2 codes for MPGDLQADVVVPIINFMYSGRLEFRPELHTRLYSTARQMNMTVLTKLLDAQALPVAQQPKPVPAKRISSLPVTWNLQGKKILPKQVDPDLPEPLPGRKLPIWKRRSAPPSVPSFFNEPVHINHHDGPSRVSLPKPDEVARPTRFEWPDDDFEPATFTSSFDDITYETKPLTRPLDVIRPAPPPPLPPTVPQHFKQECPNVSFEEIRRTAVSIKRPVVTNPDDNDSKKPKMMDLQAVKEYVEEHRLRKDLLDSEENSEDVDDDMAVADMDDDDDDLEDENDTPQGVLSGPAPVPPPSVVSMSPTIPPIITPQKSILKTQTFHEESPSVNAPAQVPSKKVRFTIDPKLMDGKENATKEPIPVATTKPLPSRMSNVTSAATANTGNLSNHAKIITEVLKKYPHLVQNNKNIRLKIMQRGGQTSAPTITTDLEGNKIVKSKVSYLVLKSEVANKGKPAVVLKHGGHVEALSELGGSQKTVSGAENITGPWLCHSCGTNEEPINFETYYQYRRHLQDVHMEKIDARICEHCGHRASKRNLLLYHLYTRHNIPPPRNCQFPKCDQCDYVALSESLLIKHRNNHSNNKEFVCKVCNAAFKSNGALQGHMQTNLHSDPAKKLYECPFCLKPFVRNINLKAHLRTAHKDLTKKLDEETRNRLENQHLQMNLQDSEDGEELHTRGIVSNHMGVGAVASVMEVPVINAVPQPKTEAGSVVLAPGMTVLAQAPTVQTGITSSEAEAFHNVAHGIAASLGLENALTEQTVILLDENQEYVFHTTEVVREETASTEIQEYVEETAVQEYIVPEIIGSEVQSYTSEDQTYTSEEQSYASEEQIYTSEEQTYVREEQSFSSENQSYIGHLPSNLEHYSRETQDEPSPDSPPESKKCALANSQSVTPSPSSLNIVPESDDVALVLSDHDYAEDVTQKEQCGTEGMMFIITQPMMDGTTVSRVIQQSGHGLPSLQMENVTVVEGNGSSMHSNILIPQVVEETQYIVENQLNTIAQDDQSPIKNKEQHSERQDTGVQLIAGINTTANEEVQTVEPEVSVPSPVRTYSPTKKVIPVSAPVRGIPMEQMADLVKEWDEFDEDSSEEMHSSPTLARIETG; via the exons GTTACCCATTTGGAAGAGGAGGAGTGCACCTCCAAGTGTACCTTCTTTCTTCAATGAACCTGTGCACATTAATCATCATGATGG ACCAAGCAGAGTGAGTTTGCCAAAGCCTGATGAAGTGGCACGACCTACTCGGTTTGAGTGGCCTGATGACGACTTTGAGCCAGCTACATTTACTTCCAGTTTTGATGACATTACATATGAAACAAAGCCTCTTACAAGACCACTTGATGTCATAAGACCTGCACCTCCACCTCCACTACCTCCTACAGTGCCACAGCACTTCAAGCAGGAATGCCCTAATGTTAGCTTCGAAGAAATTCGACGGACTGCTGTTAGTATCAAGAGACCAGTAGTGACCAACCCTGATGATAATGACTCCAAAAAGCCAAAAATGATGGATCTTCAAGCTGTTAAGGAATATGTTGAAGAACATAGGCTTCGTAAGGATCTTCTTGATTCAGAGGAAAATAGTGAGGATGTTGATGATGACATGGCTGTTGCTgatatggatgatgatgatgacgatcttGAAGATGAGAATGATACTCCTCAAGGTGTTCTTAGTGGGCCAGCCCCTGTTCCCCCACCTAGTGTTGTCAGTATGTCTCCCACAATCCCTCCTATAATAACTCCCCAGAAATCTATTTTGAAAACTCAGACATTTCATGAGGAGTCTCCTTCTGTCAACGCGCCTGCTCAAGTCCCATCCAAAAAAGTACGCTTTACTATAGATCCAAAACTGATGGATGGCAAGGAAAATGCTACCAAAGAACCAATACCAGTAGCCACAACAAAACCATTACCTAGTCGCATGAGTAATGTTACTAGTGCAGCTACTGCAAATACTGGTAATTTGTCGAACCATGCCAAGATCATTACTGAAGTCCTCAAGAAGTATCCACATTTAGTTCAGAATAATAAAAATATCAGACTGAAAATAATGCAGCGGGGTGGACAAACATCTGCTCCAACTATAACTACAGatcttgaaggaaataaaattgtGAAATCTAAAGTATCATATTTGGTACTGAAATCTGAAGTTGCAAACAAAGGCAAGCCAGCTGTTGTGCTGAAACATGGTGGGCATGTGGAAGCACTGTCAGAACTTGGTGGTAGTCAGAAGACAGTTTCTGGAgcagaaaatattacaggaccctGGTTGTGTCATTCATGTGGTACAAATGAAGAACCTATTAATTTTGAAACATACTACCAATATCGGCGCCACTTGCAGGACGTTCATATGGAAAAGATAGATGCTAGAATATGTGAGCATTGTGGTCATCGGGCTAGTAAAAGAAATCTTCTGCTTTATCATTTATATACTAGACATAACATTCCTCCTCCACGTAACTGTCAGTTTCCTAAATGTGACCAGTGTGATTATGTAGCTCTAAGTGAATCTCTCCTTATTAAACATAGAAATAATCATTCTAACAATAAAGAGTTTGTATGTAAAGTGTGTAATGCAGCTTTCAAAAGTAATGGAGCCTTGCAAGGCCATATGCAAACAAATCTCCATTCTGATCCAGCTAAGAAACTGTATGAATGTCCATTTTGTTTGAAGCCATTTGTGCGTAATATTAATCTCAAAGCTCACTTGCGTACTGCCCATAAAGACTTAACTAAAAAGTTAGATGAAGAAACAAGAAATAGGTTAGAAAATCAGCACCTCCAGATGAACTTGCAGGACTCAGAAGATGGTGAAGAGTTGCATACAAGAGGTATTGTTAGTAATCACATGGGTGTTGGTGCGGTAGCCAGTGTTATGGAAGTACCAGTGATAAATGCAGTTCCTCAACCCAAGACTGAAGCTGGATCTGTAGTATTAGCACCGGGGATGACAGTCTTAGCACAAGCTCCTACGGTTCAGACAGGTATTACTTCATCTGAAGCAGAGGCATTTCATAATGTTGCGCATGGTATTGCAGCCTCATTAGGACTTGAGAATGCTCTTACAGAACAGACAGTAATtctgttggatgaaaaccaggaaTATGTTTTCCATACTACAGAAGTTGTGCGGGAAGAGACAGCTTCGACTGAAATTCAGGAATATGTAGAAGAAACTGCAGTGCAAGAGTACATTGTTCCTGAGATTATAGGTAGTGAAGTGCAGTCTTATACAAGTGAAGACCAAACATACACAAGTGAAGAACAGTCGTATGCTAGTGAGGAACAGATATATACGAGTGAGGAGCAAACCTATGTTAGGGAGGAACAGTCTTTTAGTAGTGAAAATCAGTCCTATATTGGTCATCTTCCATCAAATCTAGAACATTATTCTAGGGAAACCCAAGATGAACCTTCTCCAGATTCCCCTCCTGAAAGCAAGAAGTGTGCCTTAGCCAATAGCCAGTCTGTTACCCCTTCTCCATCTTCTCTTAACATTGTTCCTGAAAGTGATGACGTAGCACTAGTCCTGTCAGATCATGACTATGCAGAAGATGTTACGCAGAAAGAACAATGTGGCACTGAGGGTATGATGTTTATTATAACGCAGCCTATGATGGATGGTACAACAGTGTCACGAGTTATTCAACAATCAGGACATGGTCTGCCTTCATTACAGATGGAAAATGTTACTGTTGTGGAAGGAAATGGCAGCAGTATGCATTCAAACATCCTCATACCTCAGGTAGTTGAAGAGACTCAATATATCGTAGAAAATCAACTAAATACAATAGCACAAGATGATCAGAGTCCAATTAAGAATAAAGAGCAACATAGTGAGAGACAAGATACAGGTGTGCAGCTAATCGCAGGGATTAACACAACAGCTAATGAAGAGGTACAAACTGTGGAACCTGAAGTCAGTGTACCATCTCCGGTACGAACTTATTCTCCTACTAAGAAAGTTATTCCAGTCAGTGCACCAGTCAGAGGAATTCCAATGGAACAAATGGCAGATCTAGTGAAAGAATGGGATGAATTTGATGAAGATTCATCTGAAGAAATGCATAGTAGTCCAACACTTGCTAGAATAGAGACTGGTTGA